Proteins co-encoded in one Tiliqua scincoides isolate rTilSci1 chromosome 12, rTilSci1.hap2, whole genome shotgun sequence genomic window:
- the LOC136663233 gene encoding TNFAIP3-interacting protein 1-like isoform X2, giving the protein MRMWGAEAEVLLQSLRCRQDPPQAHVRAAVPERRDSEEMVTYISENTTVTSADEEKLLLLNKNTELRRINKELMKLNQEWDSVYHSTTRGLEHRLGVLQEKASALAAQAQKLSLKLEHEQSTREYYEQALFQELKRSQALQDYVTQLEGRRPPGQEVQECRALLPLPWEECPAPAGQPNLAERSVMGNAVNQRKEVFLNKAGSSKDSAAQEHPFCAAQQSLASTEKEVTDLRVQLEALRCQTEIYKADYRMEQKDRQRIKAENMKLRRKEEEMRQQMTLLEEQLKIFEDDFWRERSDKQMLQRLLKTKTPRAKEPTLVHRCNSPEKAPAPTAALPRRGSCPCSCHGKEHSPCQGKHN; this is encoded by the exons ATGCGTATGTGGGGAGCGGAGGCCGAAGTGCTCCTTCAGAGCCTCCGCTGCAG GCAGGATCCTCCCCAAGCACATGTGAGAGCAGCGGTGCCTGAGAGGAGAGACTCCGAGGAGATGGTCACCTACATCTCTGAGAACACCACTGTGACTTCGGCGGACGAGGAGAAGCTCCTCCTGCTCAACAAGAACACAGAACTGCGGCGAATCAACAAGGAG CTGATGAAGCTCAACCAGGAGTGGGACTCAGTTTACCACTCCACCACCCGGGGGCTGGAGCACAGACTGGGAGTGCTGCAGGAGAAGGCGAGCGCCCTCGCGGCACAGGCCCAGAAGCTCTCCCTGAAGCTCGAGCACGAACAG AGCACACGGGAATACTATGAGCAGGCCCTCTTCCAGGAGCTGAAGCGGAGCCAGGCCCTGCAGGACTACGTGACACAACTGGAAGGACGGCGCCCTCCAGGCCAGGAGGTCCAG gagtgcagagcactgctgccccTCCCCTGGGAGGAATGCCCAGCTCCCGCCGGGCAGCCCAACCTTGCTGAAAGGAGCGTGATGGGGAATGCAGTGAACCAGCGCAAGGAGGTGTTTCTCAACAAGGCCGGCAGCAGCAAAGACTCCGCAGCCCAGGAGCACCCATTCTGTGCTGCCCAACAGAGCCTGGCTAGCACCGAGAAGGAGGTCACCGACCTCAGGGTGCAGCTGGAGGCCCTCAGGTGTCAG ACAGAAATCTACAAGGCAGATTACAGGATGGAGCAAAAGGACCGGCAGCGAATCAAAGCTGAGAACATGAAATTgcggaggaaggaggaggagatgaggCAGCAGATGACCCTGCTAGAAGAGCAG CTGAAGATCTTCGAGGATGACTTCTGGAGGGAGCGCTCAGACAAGCAAATGCTGCAGCGGCTGCTGAAGACCAAGACCCCCCGGGCCAAGGAGCCCACTCTGGTCCATCGCTGCAACAGCCCTGAGAAAGCCCcagcccccactgctgccctcccCAGGCGTGGCTCCTGCCCCTGCAGCTGTCATGGCAAAGAACACAGCCCATGCCAGGGGAAGCACAACTGA
- the LOC136663233 gene encoding TNFAIP3-interacting protein 1-like isoform X1, with amino-acid sequence METSPSLVLQPDKADLLLAHLERQSLPVDFALDLEDQIPSRLSVVTLPRQDPPQAHVRAAVPERRDSEEMVTYISENTTVTSADEEKLLLLNKNTELRRINKELMKLNQEWDSVYHSTTRGLEHRLGVLQEKASALAAQAQKLSLKLEHEQSTREYYEQALFQELKRSQALQDYVTQLEGRRPPGQEVQECRALLPLPWEECPAPAGQPNLAERSVMGNAVNQRKEVFLNKAGSSKDSAAQEHPFCAAQQSLASTEKEVTDLRVQLEALRCQTEIYKADYRMEQKDRQRIKAENMKLRRKEEEMRQQMTLLEEQLKIFEDDFWRERSDKQMLQRLLKTKTPRAKEPTLVHRCNSPEKAPAPTAALPRRGSCPCSCHGKEHSPCQGKHN; translated from the exons ATGGAGACCAGCCCTTCCCTGGTGCTCCAGCCTGACAAGGCAGACCTTCTCCTAGCCCATCTAGAGAGGCAGAGTCTCCCTGTGGACTTCGCCCTGGATTTGGAAGACCAGATTCCCAGCAGGCTCAGTGTGGTGACGCTTCCCAG GCAGGATCCTCCCCAAGCACATGTGAGAGCAGCGGTGCCTGAGAGGAGAGACTCCGAGGAGATGGTCACCTACATCTCTGAGAACACCACTGTGACTTCGGCGGACGAGGAGAAGCTCCTCCTGCTCAACAAGAACACAGAACTGCGGCGAATCAACAAGGAG CTGATGAAGCTCAACCAGGAGTGGGACTCAGTTTACCACTCCACCACCCGGGGGCTGGAGCACAGACTGGGAGTGCTGCAGGAGAAGGCGAGCGCCCTCGCGGCACAGGCCCAGAAGCTCTCCCTGAAGCTCGAGCACGAACAG AGCACACGGGAATACTATGAGCAGGCCCTCTTCCAGGAGCTGAAGCGGAGCCAGGCCCTGCAGGACTACGTGACACAACTGGAAGGACGGCGCCCTCCAGGCCAGGAGGTCCAG gagtgcagagcactgctgccccTCCCCTGGGAGGAATGCCCAGCTCCCGCCGGGCAGCCCAACCTTGCTGAAAGGAGCGTGATGGGGAATGCAGTGAACCAGCGCAAGGAGGTGTTTCTCAACAAGGCCGGCAGCAGCAAAGACTCCGCAGCCCAGGAGCACCCATTCTGTGCTGCCCAACAGAGCCTGGCTAGCACCGAGAAGGAGGTCACCGACCTCAGGGTGCAGCTGGAGGCCCTCAGGTGTCAG ACAGAAATCTACAAGGCAGATTACAGGATGGAGCAAAAGGACCGGCAGCGAATCAAAGCTGAGAACATGAAATTgcggaggaaggaggaggagatgaggCAGCAGATGACCCTGCTAGAAGAGCAG CTGAAGATCTTCGAGGATGACTTCTGGAGGGAGCGCTCAGACAAGCAAATGCTGCAGCGGCTGCTGAAGACCAAGACCCCCCGGGCCAAGGAGCCCACTCTGGTCCATCGCTGCAACAGCCCTGAGAAAGCCCcagcccccactgctgccctcccCAGGCGTGGCTCCTGCCCCTGCAGCTGTCATGGCAAAGAACACAGCCCATGCCAGGGGAAGCACAACTGA